A single window of Synechococcus sp. CBW1004 DNA harbors:
- a CDS encoding S-layer family protein has translation MEAQSASEIPAGGVVIAGSLCLRCNRDSSRRQGFSRIDVRDELSRPPEWVQGSIGNDIIDGDAGDDTIDGGAGNDTLFGGSGADSIDAGAGNDSVDGGTGNDTVIGDEGNDSIFGGDGDDSIKSEEGSDSVDGGSGNDEIIGGADDDQLFGGTGNDTINGLGGADSIDGGAGSDFIAGGADNDTIAAGEDNDLVLGDSGDDSIAGEAGDDVIEAGSGNDTVTGGLGDDTILGQADHDTVDAGDGLDSVIGGEGNDSIIGGLGSDILFGGLGNDTFTGDEGDDSIVSDEGTDSALGGTGNDSISLGADADTLFGEAGDDSLNGGAGNDVIEGGAGTDFIDGGEGNDTIQGGFGNDTIQGGFGNDNIDGDAGNDVIDAGADNDTIDGGTGNDTIEGGLGNDNIEGELGGDSLLGVAGNDTIDGGAEDDTIDGGLDNDSIVGGLGSDTIDGGDGDDRIFGGQRLVAFGSDLDFLGNDSIAGGNGNDTIDGGAGDDALEGGVGNDSIQGDGGTDFISGGDGNDIIDGGAEDDLILGGSGIDLIVGGSGNDIIDGEDDNDIISGDSGDDEINGGSGNDIIDGGSGNDTIDGGGLLDLFGNDSIFGGTGNDTISGGVFGNDSIDAGSGDDTIDGGLGADSIFGQAGADIIVGQAGNDFIDGGGDNDAIFAGTGTDVIFGGAGDDTITGDDGSDTISGGDDNDSIDGGFGEDSIDGGTGNDSLFGFADSDSIFGGAGSDSIGGRAGDDSIDGGADDDTIQGDDGADSIFGSAGNDVIDSGTQDDSVDAGVGDDSVLGDAGNDSIFGGAGSDTIGGGAGDDSIDGGSGDDSIDGGTGNDSILGDAGNDSIFGGAGSDTIGGGAGADSISGGADDDTLQGDAGIDTILGDVGNDSIDAGDDNDSVVGGLGNDTINGGLGNDTITGNDGNDSIISGNGFDTVSGGNGNDTITGADGSDSFAGDAGNDTIAGQSGADTISGGDGNDTIAGGLGTDTITGDAGSDTIAGGDGNDSINGDAGSDTITGDAGNDTIAGGDGDDSIVGGADNDSYSGGAGIDTFIVSEGTDQISDLGLGGLNEIVQVSAGATLNAATLGGNWTATAASFNDDTANVNLGGFYLDLTAATGTKGWSVFGTGSNEQATGSIYNDTINGVGGNDTLAGGNGNDSITGGTGIDLLSGGIGNNTFRQVNGDSVNATATVFAATIADNDTITFGGGVDFITDFNSFTDRLDANAASASNLVGQTANNTAQGNYFAFGDYVGLNFIIDATGDDVLFVVTAGIDLNNAVNLGNTSVVLDGAAANWDAATNII, from the coding sequence GTGGAAGCCCAGTCCGCTTCTGAAATCCCGGCCGGAGGGGTGGTCATCGCAGGAAGTCTCTGCCTGAGATGCAACCGGGATTCAAGCCGACGTCAAGGGTTCAGTCGTATCGATGTTCGCGATGAGCTGTCCCGCCCCCCTGAATGGGTACAAGGTTCTATCGGCAATGACATCATTGATGGCGATGCCGGCGACGACACGATCGATGGCGGAGCGGGCAACGACACCCTCTTCGGTGGTTCGGGCGCTGATTCGATCGATGCAGGTGCTGGTAACGACAGCGTTGATGGGGGTACCGGCAACGATACCGTGATCGGTGATGAGGGGAATGATTCCATCTTTGGCGGCGATGGGGATGACTCCATCAAGTCCGAGGAAGGATCCGACAGCGTTGATGGTGGCTCCGGCAACGACGAAATCATCGGTGGTGCCGATGATGACCAATTGTTTGGTGGCACCGGCAACGACACCATCAACGGTCTCGGTGGCGCAGACTCCATCGACGGTGGTGCCGGCAGCGACTTCATCGCTGGAGGCGCAGACAATGACACCATTGCTGCAGGTGAAGACAATGACCTTGTTCTCGGCGATTCCGGCGATGACAGCATTGCCGGTGAAGCTGGTGATGACGTCATCGAAGCCGGCAGCGGCAATGACACGGTGACCGGTGGCCTCGGCGATGACACCATCCTGGGTCAGGCTGATCACGACACCGTCGACGCCGGTGACGGTCTCGACAGCGTGATTGGTGGTGAAGGCAATGACAGCATCATTGGTGGACTGGGCTCCGACATCCTGTTCGGTGGCCTGGGTAATGACACTTTCACGGGTGATGAGGGTGATGACTCGATCGTTTCCGACGAAGGCACGGATTCGGCTCTGGGTGGCACCGGTAACGACAGCATCAGCCTTGGTGCAGATGCTGACACCCTGTTCGGTGAGGCTGGTGACGACTCCCTGAACGGCGGCGCCGGCAACGACGTCATTGAGGGTGGTGCCGGTACCGACTTCATTGACGGTGGTGAAGGCAACGACACCATCCAGGGCGGCTTCGGCAACGACACCATCCAGGGCGGCTTCGGCAACGACAACATCGATGGTGATGCTGGTAACGATGTCATTGACGCTGGTGCCGATAACGACACCATTGATGGCGGCACTGGTAACGACACCATTGAAGGTGGTCTCGGTAATGACAACATTGAGGGTGAGCTTGGCGGCGATTCCCTACTTGGTGTTGCCGGTAATGACACCATCGATGGTGGAGCTGAGGATGACACCATCGATGGTGGCCTCGATAACGATTCCATCGTTGGTGGTCTCGGCAGCGACACTATTGATGGAGGCGATGGCGACGATCGAATTTTTGGTGGTCAGCGCCTCGTCGCTTTCGGTTCTGATCTCGATTTTCTTGGTAATGACTCCATCGCCGGTGGTAATGGCAACGACACCATCGATGGCGGTGCTGGCGACGATGCGCTTGAGGGTGGTGTCGGCAACGACAGTATCCAGGGCGACGGTGGTACCGACTTCATCTCCGGTGGTGACGGCAACGACATCATTGATGGCGGTGCTGAAGATGACCTGATTCTCGGTGGATCTGGTATTGATCTCATCGTAGGTGGAAGCGGCAATGACATCATTGATGGTGAAGACGATAACGACATCATCTCTGGCGATTCAGGTGACGATGAAATCAATGGCGGCAGCGGCAACGACATCATTGATGGCGGCAGCGGCAATGACACCATTGATGGTGGCGGGCTCCTTGATTTGTTCGGCAACGACTCGATCTTCGGTGGCACCGGCAACGACACGATTAGCGGTGGTGTCTTTGGCAACGACTCGATCGACGCAGGCTCCGGTGATGACACCATTGATGGCGGACTTGGCGCAGACTCCATTTTTGGACAAGCTGGCGCCGATATCATTGTGGGCCAAGCCGGCAATGACTTCATCGATGGAGGCGGTGACAACGACGCGATCTTCGCTGGCACCGGCACCGATGTCATCTTCGGTGGTGCTGGAGACGACACCATCACTGGCGATGACGGTAGCGACACCATCTCCGGAGGTGACGACAATGACTCCATCGATGGCGGTTTCGGTGAGGACAGCATTGACGGTGGTACCGGCAATGACTCCCTCTTTGGCTTTGCCGACAGTGACTCCATCTTCGGTGGAGCCGGTAGTGACAGCATCGGTGGTCGAGCTGGCGATGATTCGATCGACGGTGGAGCCGATGACGACACCATCCAGGGCGATGACGGAGCCGATTCAATCTTCGGTTCTGCCGGCAACGACGTGATCGATAGCGGTACGCAGGACGACAGTGTCGATGCAGGCGTCGGCGATGACTCTGTCCTTGGCGATGCTGGTAACGACTCCATCTTTGGTGGAGCTGGTAGCGACACGATCGGTGGTGGTGCTGGCGATGATTCGATCGATGGCGGTTCCGGTGATGACAGCATTGACGGTGGTACCGGCAATGACTCCATCCTTGGCGATGCTGGTAACGACTCCATCTTCGGTGGAGCTGGTAGCGACACGATCGGTGGTGGAGCTGGCGCTGATTCCATCAGCGGTGGCGCCGATGACGACACCCTCCAGGGTGATGCTGGAATCGACACGATCCTTGGTGATGTTGGTAACGACTCGATCGATGCCGGCGACGACAATGACTCCGTGGTCGGTGGCCTCGGTAACGACACCATCAATGGTGGCCTCGGTAACGACACCATCACTGGCAATGATGGCAATGATTCGATTATTTCTGGCAACGGGTTTGACACTGTGAGTGGCGGCAATGGTAATGACACCATTACCGGTGCTGACGGAAGCGATAGCTTCGCTGGCGATGCTGGTAATGACACCATTGCCGGCCAAAGTGGCGCTGACACCATTTCCGGTGGTGATGGTAACGACACCATTGCTGGTGGTTTAGGCACCGACACCATCACTGGCGATGCCGGTAGCGACACGATCGCTGGCGGTGACGGCAATGATTCCATCAATGGCGATGCCGGTAGCGACACCATCACTGGCGATGCCGGAAACGACACGATCGCTGGCGGTGACGGCGATGATTCCATCGTCGGCGGTGCTGATAACGACAGCTACTCCGGTGGCGCCGGGATCGACACCTTCATCGTGAGTGAAGGAACCGACCAGATTTCTGATCTGGGACTGGGTGGCCTTAACGAGATCGTGCAGGTCTCCGCGGGTGCCACCCTCAATGCGGCCACTCTCGGAGGCAACTGGACAGCCACGGCTGCCAGCTTCAACGACGATACCGCCAACGTCAATTTGGGCGGTTTCTACCTTGATCTCACCGCTGCTACCGGCACCAAAGGTTGGTCGGTTTTCGGTACGGGCTCCAACGAACAGGCCACGGGTTCGATTTACAACGACACCATCAATGGTGTCGGCGGTAATGACACCCTCGCAGGCGGTAATGGCAATGATTCGATTACTGGCGGCACCGGTATCGACCTCTTGTCCGGTGGGATTGGCAACAACACCTTCCGCCAAGTCAATGGCGACTCCGTAAATGCGACTGCTACTGTCTTCGCTGCGACTATTGCCGACAACGACACCATCACCTTCGGTGGTGGAGTTGATTTCATTACCGATTTCAACTCCTTCACCGATCGTCTTGATGCCAATGCTGCCAGTGCCAGCAATCTTGTTGGTCAAACTGCTAACAACACAGCTCAGGGCAATTATTTCGCCTTCGGTGATTACGTTGGTCTGAACTTCATTATCGATGCCACGGGAGACGACGTTCTCTTCGTTGTTACTGCTGGTATTGACCTGAACAATGCCGTTAACTTGGGTAACACCAGTGTCGTGCTTGACGGCGCGGCGGCGAATTGGGATGCTGCCACGAACATCATCTGA
- a CDS encoding IS66 family transposase: MTTPPAGISEADWASTPVGVRAGFLEVLAQLQRQQQENDQLRAQLTDLATELASLRERIGRNSRNSSKPPSSDGTGFKPPTRCKGTGRKRGGQQGHPGAGPELLPIARVDEVLEHHPDACRRCGTLLQGEDAEPLRHQVIEIPPISPVVIEHRLHRLVCPCCSTSTCAELPADVEPSRYGPRLSGLVGLLGSAFPLSFGRTQALLDQLLGVEISRGAIATIRARLSAALQQAVEEALEVARQQPVAYVDETGAPTGNADGCNPAGRRGWQWVMVTPLVTVFLQGLSRSSAAAMELLGHTFAGIVVSDRFSAYNHLPVEQRQLCWAHLIRDLAAIAERQGASREIGAQMLALQQHLFAHWHQWKSGAIDRPQLLHRCHPLRLAFEATLQRVVDLGCERGEQTPWAQTVRTCRQLLQRKQALWTFLETPGIEPTNNAAERALRQSVIHRKISHGVQSSGGAICRSRLLTVTATLRQQGRDVWQFLEQAWIAHRLGGVMPSLVPDR, encoded by the coding sequence ATGACCACCCCTCCGGCCGGGATTTCAGAAGCGGACTGGGCTTCCACTCCGGTGGGCGTGAGGGCTGGCTTCCTTGAGGTTCTTGCACAGCTCCAGAGACAACAGCAGGAGAACGACCAGCTCCGAGCGCAGCTCACCGACCTGGCGACGGAACTGGCCAGCCTGCGCGAGCGGATCGGCCGCAACTCCCGCAACTCCTCCAAGCCGCCCTCCAGTGACGGCACGGGTTTTAAGCCGCCCACCCGCTGCAAAGGCACTGGTCGCAAGCGGGGTGGTCAGCAGGGGCACCCGGGAGCAGGGCCGGAGCTGCTGCCGATCGCGCGTGTGGATGAGGTGCTCGAGCACCACCCGGACGCCTGCCGCCGCTGCGGCACCCTGCTACAGGGGGAGGATGCGGAGCCGCTGCGCCATCAGGTGATCGAGATTCCACCGATCAGCCCGGTGGTGATCGAACACCGTCTGCACCGTCTGGTCTGCCCCTGCTGCTCCACCAGCACCTGCGCCGAGCTGCCGGCGGATGTGGAGCCCAGCCGCTACGGCCCACGCCTGAGCGGCCTGGTGGGACTGCTGGGCAGCGCCTTTCCCCTGAGTTTCGGCCGAACCCAGGCGCTGCTGGATCAGCTGCTGGGTGTGGAAATCAGCCGCGGCGCTATCGCCACCATCCGGGCACGTCTGAGCGCAGCCCTGCAGCAGGCGGTGGAGGAAGCCCTGGAGGTGGCCCGGCAGCAGCCGGTGGCCTACGTGGATGAAACCGGCGCCCCCACCGGCAACGCCGACGGTTGTAATCCTGCTGGCAGGCGCGGCTGGCAGTGGGTCATGGTCACACCACTGGTTACGGTGTTCCTGCAGGGCCTGAGCCGCTCAAGTGCAGCGGCAATGGAGCTTCTGGGCCATACCTTTGCAGGGATCGTGGTGAGTGATCGCTTCTCGGCCTACAACCACCTGCCCGTGGAGCAGCGGCAGCTGTGCTGGGCCCACCTGATCCGGGATCTGGCGGCCATCGCTGAACGCCAGGGCGCCAGCAGGGAGATCGGAGCCCAGATGCTGGCTCTGCAGCAGCATCTGTTCGCTCACTGGCACCAGTGGAAGAGCGGAGCGATCGACCGGCCCCAGCTCCTGCATCGATGCCACCCCCTCCGCTTGGCGTTCGAGGCCACGCTGCAGCGGGTGGTGGATCTGGGCTGTGAGCGGGGCGAGCAAACGCCCTGGGCCCAGACGGTGCGAACCTGTCGCCAGTTGCTGCAGCGCAAGCAGGCGCTCTGGACTTTTCTGGAAACGCCAGGGATCGAGCCCACCAACAACGCTGCCGAGCGGGCACTGCGGCAATCGGTGATTCACCGCAAGATCAGCCATGGCGTCCAGTCCTCCGGCGGCGCCATCTGCCGCAGCCGGTTGCTCACCGTCACCGCCACCCTGCGGCAGCAGGGCCGCGATGTCTGGCAATTCCTGGAGCAGGCCTGGATTGCCCATCGCCTCGGCGGCGTGATGCCATCGCTGGTGCCGGATCGCTGA
- the rfbF gene encoding glucose-1-phosphate cytidylyltransferase encodes MKLVILAGGLGTRIAEETHLRPKPMVEIGGRPILWHLMKIYAVHGITDFIVCCGYKGYLIKEYFANYALHQADVSIDLGNGELTFHRRQAEPWRVTLVDTGDSTMTGGRLKRVRDYLGDGSFCLTYGDGLADIDISAQLAFHRAHGHLATVTAVQPPGRYGRLDLDPAAVLPAVQGFLEKPQGDGNWINGGFFVLEPGVLDRIAGDGTSWEVEPLGSLAQDGELIAWRHHGFWQPMDTLREKQFLESLWQSGKAPWKCW; translated from the coding sequence ATGAAGCTCGTGATCCTTGCGGGTGGGCTTGGCACTCGCATCGCTGAAGAAACCCATCTGCGTCCTAAGCCGATGGTGGAAATTGGTGGTCGCCCTATCCTGTGGCATCTCATGAAAATCTATGCTGTCCATGGCATCACGGATTTCATTGTCTGTTGCGGCTATAAGGGCTATCTCATTAAGGAGTATTTTGCTAACTATGCCCTGCATCAGGCTGATGTCAGCATTGATTTGGGGAATGGTGAGCTCACCTTTCACCGGCGCCAAGCGGAACCTTGGAGGGTCACGTTAGTTGATACAGGCGATAGCACGATGACCGGTGGCCGCTTGAAGCGAGTTCGCGACTATCTTGGGGATGGCAGTTTTTGTCTCACTTATGGGGACGGCCTGGCCGATATTGATATCTCGGCCCAGCTTGCTTTTCATCGTGCTCACGGGCATCTGGCCACCGTGACTGCCGTCCAGCCTCCTGGTCGCTACGGTCGTCTTGATCTCGATCCGGCTGCGGTTTTGCCTGCTGTACAAGGTTTTCTGGAAAAGCCTCAGGGTGATGGCAATTGGATCAATGGTGGTTTTTTTGTCCTTGAGCCCGGCGTGCTTGATCGTATTGCTGGGGATGGTACTAGTTGGGAGGTGGAGCCACTTGGTTCGTTGGCTCAAGATGGAGAATTAATCGCGTGGCGGCATCATGGCTTTTGGCAGCCGATGGATACGCTTCGTGAAAAGCAGTTTTTGGAATCACTTTGGCAGAGCGGTAAGGCGCCTTGGAAATGTTGGTAA
- a CDS encoding glycosyltransferase, giving the protein MPTPSPSTVLLDLRRLQRQSAEAGSVDALEALLAAAPPEVASPGCVAYLCADERWVGCEAASRLLWWLAGRRRRLCSEPLLEEALLPLVLAEEGYPRRCVPCLEQGLWLWEDEVASAKPPGLADEDRAATEEGSPRERLAWFSPLPPVRSGICDYSAALIPELARHFEIDVVADPATTPLPEGAKAVISIQDFDRRAQEYPYLLFQVGNSTLHLEHLSRLRHHAGAVVLHDFYLSHGVCAHEADAHLGGDVFERLYRSHGYQACWLRHHDDLNADDRAIWRYPCNLDPLQWASGVIVHSREAARLAEDFYGTSATSGWSEVPHLKRVSPTPVPARQAARAELELPQEAFVICSFGFLGVAKLSDRLLQGFLASSLAEDPSVIFVFAGSDAGNRSFRLQLGLAVADASRRGRLRAQVRFTGWIPGPAYQRYLEATDAAIQLRTSSRGETSGTALDCMGAGVPLVVNEHGSMRELPQSAVLRLSDHCSPQEIARALERLRQDEDLRDRLREASLAHVAAHHDPSRCALRYAEAIRAAGALRIRRQQWLEAATTAVERGADRVQVANALALLRPPRPRQRQLFLDVSVVARHDLGSGVQRVVRALSVQLLLHPPRGVRVELVRASDEGIGFHYARRFALELLGLPDRGWPEPPIHPQPGDLYLSLDLDQAGVVRQRPTYQLMRALGVSVHFVVHDLLPCLQPECFPPGAGDWHQAWLEVVTDCDGALCVSRSVAADLRQWLSERGRVGGVFAIEWFHHGSEFCAPTAQLDPEERKSLEAIPSGPTLLMVGTVEPRKGYLDVIEAATQLWEEGARFNLIIVGREGWTDLPQSARRTIPETVRRLRNHPLRDQRLFWFDSASDATLQGLYRRSDGLIGASYGEGFGIPLIEAARAGLPLLLRDLPVFREVSENKAAFFPEKADRTELAAAIATFLGSLQEGRLSAQLPAQSWRQSAAQVVHALGLVWQEAPDEAVPPRVSETSGPEDAGEAEVLAMSPLPSVLVVQRATSWGRRLRRLRDRLRRLKQGISWLRRLTPASLSGRARRLRGKWRRRVDGALTSALEPPALQVLEPSSMLESARPWLQDLERRRRSLATRADQG; this is encoded by the coding sequence ATGCCCACTCCATCTCCGTCCACCGTTCTGTTGGATCTGCGCCGTCTCCAGCGGCAGAGCGCCGAGGCCGGTTCCGTCGACGCGCTGGAAGCCTTGCTCGCGGCTGCCCCTCCCGAGGTGGCGAGCCCCGGCTGTGTGGCCTATCTCTGTGCGGATGAGCGCTGGGTCGGTTGTGAGGCGGCGTCTCGTTTGCTGTGGTGGTTGGCGGGACGTCGGCGGAGGCTCTGCTCGGAGCCCCTGCTTGAGGAGGCATTGCTGCCGTTGGTCCTCGCGGAGGAGGGCTATCCGCGACGTTGTGTTCCCTGTCTGGAACAGGGACTTTGGCTGTGGGAGGACGAGGTGGCATCGGCGAAGCCGCCCGGCCTTGCGGATGAGGACCGAGCCGCCACTGAAGAGGGCTCGCCTCGGGAGCGCCTCGCCTGGTTCAGCCCCCTGCCGCCGGTGCGCAGCGGCATCTGCGATTACAGCGCCGCACTGATTCCCGAGCTGGCGCGGCATTTCGAGATTGATGTGGTGGCGGATCCCGCCACCACGCCCCTGCCGGAGGGGGCGAAGGCGGTGATCTCGATCCAGGACTTCGATCGCCGGGCGCAGGAGTATCCCTATCTGTTGTTCCAGGTGGGTAATTCAACCCTGCATCTTGAGCATCTCAGCCGTTTGCGCCACCATGCGGGAGCGGTTGTGTTGCATGACTTTTATTTGTCTCATGGGGTCTGTGCCCACGAAGCTGATGCCCACTTGGGAGGAGATGTCTTCGAGCGGCTGTATCGATCCCATGGGTATCAGGCCTGCTGGCTGCGTCATCATGATGATCTGAATGCCGACGATCGGGCCATCTGGCGCTACCCCTGCAATCTCGACCCGTTGCAGTGGGCCAGTGGGGTGATTGTTCACAGCCGCGAGGCGGCACGTCTGGCCGAGGACTTCTATGGAACCTCCGCGACCTCCGGGTGGAGCGAGGTGCCTCATCTCAAGCGCGTCTCGCCCACGCCGGTGCCGGCACGACAGGCCGCTCGAGCAGAGCTGGAGTTGCCTCAGGAGGCCTTCGTGATCTGCAGCTTCGGCTTCCTGGGTGTTGCCAAGCTCAGTGATCGGCTGCTCCAGGGTTTTCTGGCGTCCTCCCTGGCTGAGGATCCCAGCGTGATCTTCGTTTTTGCTGGCTCGGACGCTGGAAACCGAAGTTTTCGCCTTCAGTTGGGCCTGGCAGTGGCGGATGCCTCTCGGCGTGGCCGCCTGCGGGCCCAGGTGCGCTTCACGGGCTGGATTCCTGGGCCTGCCTACCAGCGCTATCTGGAGGCGACCGACGCGGCAATTCAGCTTCGCACTTCGTCCCGGGGCGAGACCTCCGGCACCGCGCTCGACTGCATGGGCGCGGGTGTGCCACTCGTCGTCAATGAGCACGGCAGCATGCGTGAGCTGCCCCAGTCGGCGGTTCTGCGTCTGTCGGACCATTGCTCCCCCCAGGAGATTGCCAGGGCCCTTGAGCGTCTGAGACAGGACGAAGATTTGCGGGATCGCCTGCGGGAGGCTTCCCTCGCCCATGTGGCCGCCCACCACGATCCATCACGCTGCGCCTTGCGCTATGCCGAAGCGATCCGCGCGGCTGGAGCCTTGCGGATCAGGCGTCAGCAATGGCTGGAGGCCGCCACCACGGCCGTCGAGCGGGGTGCTGATCGGGTGCAGGTCGCCAATGCCCTGGCGCTGCTCCGCCCACCGCGCCCGCGGCAGCGTCAGCTGTTCCTCGATGTGAGTGTGGTGGCTCGCCACGATCTCGGCAGCGGCGTGCAGCGGGTGGTCCGTGCTCTCAGCGTGCAGTTGCTGCTCCATCCCCCGCGTGGTGTGCGGGTGGAACTGGTGCGCGCCAGCGATGAAGGGATCGGCTTCCACTATGCGCGCCGTTTCGCGCTGGAGTTGCTGGGGCTGCCCGACAGGGGCTGGCCGGAACCTCCGATCCACCCGCAGCCCGGCGATCTGTATCTCAGCCTTGATCTCGATCAGGCCGGAGTCGTGCGTCAGCGTCCCACCTACCAGCTGATGCGGGCGCTGGGGGTGTCGGTGCACTTCGTGGTTCACGACCTGTTGCCCTGCCTTCAGCCTGAGTGTTTCCCCCCCGGTGCCGGCGACTGGCACCAGGCCTGGCTGGAGGTGGTGACCGACTGTGACGGGGCTCTGTGCGTCTCCCGTAGCGTTGCCGCAGACCTGCGCCAGTGGCTGTCCGAGCGCGGGCGGGTCGGAGGAGTCTTCGCCATTGAGTGGTTCCATCACGGCAGCGAATTCTGCGCGCCGACGGCGCAGCTCGATCCAGAGGAGCGGAAGAGCCTGGAGGCGATTCCCTCGGGCCCCACGCTGCTGATGGTCGGCACGGTCGAGCCGCGTAAGGGCTATCTCGATGTGATCGAGGCTGCGACGCAGCTCTGGGAGGAGGGGGCACGGTTCAACCTGATCATCGTCGGCCGGGAGGGCTGGACCGATCTGCCCCAGTCAGCGCGCCGCACGATTCCCGAAACGGTTCGTCGACTGCGAAACCATCCCCTGCGGGATCAACGACTCTTCTGGTTTGACTCTGCTTCGGATGCCACGCTTCAGGGGCTCTATCGCCGATCCGATGGATTGATCGGCGCGTCCTACGGCGAGGGTTTCGGCATTCCGTTGATCGAGGCAGCCCGTGCGGGCCTGCCGTTGCTGCTGCGCGATCTACCCGTCTTCCGCGAGGTGAGTGAGAACAAGGCCGCCTTTTTCCCCGAAAAGGCCGATCGCACGGAGCTGGCTGCGGCGATCGCGACATTTCTCGGCAGCCTTCAGGAGGGGCGGCTGTCGGCGCAGCTCCCGGCTCAGAGCTGGCGGCAGAGTGCCGCCCAGGTGGTGCATGCCCTCGGGCTTGTCTGGCAGGAAGCCCCTGATGAAGCGGTTCCACCGCGTGTCTCGGAGACGTCCGGCCCTGAGGATGCCGGAGAGGCGGAGGTGCTGGCGATGTCTCCGCTTCCATCCGTCCTGGTTGTCCAGCGCGCAACATCATGGGGCCGTCGTCTGCGCCGACTGCGTGATCGGTTGCGGCGTCTGAAGCAAGGGATCTCTTGGCTCCGTCGCCTGACGCCTGCGTCGCTGAGTGGCCGGGCGCGCCGTCTGAGGGGGAAATGGCGTCGTCGTGTGGATGGGGCGCTGACCTCAGCGCTGGAACCACCAGCACTCCAGGTGCTGGAACCTTCGTCCATGCTCGAATCTGCCAGACCCTGGCTTCAGGATCTGGAACGGCGGCGGCGGAGCCTCGCCACCAGGGCTGACCAGGGATGA
- a CDS encoding glycosyltransferase codes for MTSPPKVSCLVISRQAQLLNGLLASLEKARRHWWPGDEVLCSWNGPDEEEVLIQPPTGGPPFRIACRTPYHFASNMNALAEQASGEVVVLLNDDLVIDSGSLDRALQVLTGHRDIGLVGGRLRTPAGLLGHAGILFNSRHLAYNRLRPERLGALLHPSGLEPPRSGAMPAVTGALMALRREHLLQVRLREDFHICGEDVALCLDLRRRLGLGSYYATGVGAVHAEKSSRGQALDHHDEELLSRLIAETRAEDPTLEALIARWVSEEADVLEQLVHLDQAELSGSIPKESQLEAERIQTQEALIQTQAELAETQAKQVQTQAELVETQTKLVQVEAAPAEIQAKLVESQAELVETQAKLVKIQAELMETQAKLVQTRAERDRQLNSLRRLHQETREALAASEQELQACQHSLQTTQNEYRAVIASRRWALTHPWSALVARLRRRRSRS; via the coding sequence ATGACCAGCCCCCCAAAGGTTTCCTGCCTGGTGATCTCCCGACAGGCCCAGCTCCTGAACGGGCTTCTGGCCAGCCTGGAGAAGGCGCGTCGTCATTGGTGGCCAGGTGACGAGGTGCTGTGTTCCTGGAACGGCCCTGACGAGGAGGAGGTTCTGATCCAGCCACCGACGGGAGGGCCTCCCTTCAGGATCGCCTGCCGCACCCCCTACCACTTCGCCTCCAACATGAACGCCCTGGCCGAGCAGGCCAGTGGCGAGGTGGTGGTTCTGCTCAACGACGACCTCGTCATCGACAGCGGCAGCCTCGACCGAGCCCTGCAGGTGCTGACGGGTCACCGTGACATCGGCCTGGTGGGCGGCCGCTTACGCACCCCGGCGGGCCTGCTCGGACACGCGGGCATCCTGTTCAACAGTCGCCATCTCGCCTACAACCGCCTACGACCGGAGCGGTTGGGGGCCCTGCTGCACCCCAGCGGCCTGGAACCGCCGAGATCCGGTGCCATGCCCGCTGTCACCGGGGCGCTGATGGCGTTGCGACGCGAGCACCTTCTGCAGGTGCGCCTGCGTGAGGACTTTCACATCTGCGGTGAGGACGTCGCCCTCTGTCTGGACCTGCGACGCCGGCTCGGCCTCGGCAGCTACTACGCAACCGGCGTCGGCGCCGTGCATGCCGAAAAAAGCAGCCGCGGGCAGGCCCTCGATCACCACGATGAGGAGCTCCTCTCCAGGCTGATCGCCGAAACGCGAGCAGAGGACCCCACCCTGGAGGCCCTGATCGCCCGCTGGGTGAGCGAGGAAGCCGATGTGCTGGAGCAGCTGGTGCATCTGGACCAGGCCGAGCTGAGCGGGTCAATCCCGAAGGAATCCCAGCTTGAGGCCGAGCGGATCCAGACCCAGGAGGCGCTGATCCAGACCCAGGCTGAACTGGCGGAGACCCAGGCGAAGCAGGTCCAGACACAGGCGGAGCTCGTCGAAACCCAGACCAAGCTGGTCCAGGTCGAGGCGGCGCCCGCTGAGATCCAGGCCAAGCTGGTCGAGAGCCAGGCGGAGCTCGTCGAGACCCAGGCCAAGCTGGTCAAGATCCAGGCGGAGCTCATGGAGACTCAGGCGAAGCTGGTCCAGACCCGTGCGGAGCGAGACCGGCAACTGAATTCCCTCAGGCGGCTGCATCAGGAAACCAGGGAGGCGCTTGCTGCCTCCGAACAGGAGCTGCAGGCCTGTCAACACTCCCTACAAACAACCCAGAACGAATACAGGGCCGTGATCGCAAGCCGCCGCTGGGCCCTGACTCATCCCTGGTCAGCCCTGGTGGCGAGGCTCCGCCGCCGCCGTTCCAGATCCTGA